The following proteins come from a genomic window of Trifolium pratense cultivar HEN17-A07 linkage group LG4, ARS_RC_1.1, whole genome shotgun sequence:
- the LOC123924167 gene encoding disease resistance protein RPV1-like isoform X2, producing the protein MITLKCKVKHRTKRKLCYSAIAMSDPTYDVFLSFRGEDTRDNFTSHLYAELCRQNIETFIDNRLDRGEEISPALYKAIQESTIYVIILSQHYASSSWCLDELIEILKCKERYEREVIPVFYKVDPSNVRHQRQSYADDLVKHHQRFGDKVDAWKASLTQVAGLSGWDSQKTRPESTLVTEIVEDIVKKLNRCVPSDYEEMTGIDNHIEKIQSLLLLESPTVQIIGIWGMGGIGKTTIAKAIFDKLGTHFGSKSIIRNVQQEIERAGLSHVKKEYLSQLLNETITSSESNSYDQRLKRTKGLIVFDDVKDADQLKDLIGTHHKFGSGSRIIVTSRDRQVLENANAHEIYQVREMDDQDSLQLFCLCAFKQKQPIESFASLTEKVLAYAQGLPLALKVLGSLLYGKSEKVWESELQKLKKLPDLNIFRLLKLSYDGLDDEQKNIFLDIACFYTGEPEKAVALALDSSGFSASKGIDDLSDRILISISNGRVWMHDLIQEMGHEIVRLQCANDPGKRSRLWKTNDVYDVLSKNKGKGTDAIQCIFLNMDEIKNVQLHADTFKKMHNLRMIKFYTHFRNNSNVTFHAFLKRFPNDLKFLRWDGFPQRSLPQDFCPKNLATLDMSYSHLEQLWEGDQALPNLKRLNLSYSKKLVRVPDLSLSPNIEEIILTDCISLVQVYSSSFLDKLNWLYLAGCTKLERLDVRSNILSRSSGLVALPNCYKLEKLLISGRTDVVQSYNCSDFYVYSNWERKIFVSKSMAIELNNAGDYEICDLDSNTIVRSINDLCWLDISNCRSLTCLPAELFNSKFLRRLCLRSCLQLEELPEIKETMENLKVLILDETAIKELPSSLHLLVGLEELSLQCCKKLKAIPSSIGNLSKLLELELTYCESLETFLSSIFKLKLTRLDFYGCPMLGTFPEIPNEVGRLSSLTELSLQGSSIVNLPESIAHLSSLRSLNLSDCKLLECVPKLPPNLNQVLAFDCHSMKRMMLNSGSDSKEGIAVPDWFPHRCQGHSISISSDDLYLYERNRLIGFALCVVLGHDFPYEISRFDISFAYALKFESDGRIHLRSNKLEVEYDRHRLGHNRRISQHNTFLWKYKLNSSRIGRFAEAFTFEILDGNRRLLSYPTTMMVKECGIYPLYAKENDDNSIHEPSGDGKRDQTNSVSRCRWYEW; encoded by the exons ATGATTACCCTGAAATGCAAAGTCAAGCACAGAACAAAGAGAAAATTGTGCTACAGTGCTATTGCTATGTCTGATCCAACGTATGATGTGTTCCTAAGCTTTAGAGGAGAAGATACACGTGACAACTTCACAAGTCATCTTTATGCAGAATTATGTAGGCAAAACATTGAAACATTCATAGATAATAGACTTGACAGAGGTGAAGAAATTTCACCAGCCTTATACAAAGCAATTCAAGAATCAACAATTTATGTCATCATTTTATCACAACACTATGCTTCTTCAAGTTGGTGCTTAGATGAACTCATTGAGATACTTAAATGTAAGGAGAGATATGAAAGGGAAGTCATACCTGTGTTCTATAAGGTTGATCCATCAAATGTTAGGCATCAAAGACAGAGTTATGCAGATGATTTAGTTAAGCATCATCAACGATTTGGTGACAAAGTCGATGCTTGGAAGGCTTCTCTAACCCAAGTAGCTGGACTTTCAGGCTGGGATTCACAAAAAACCAG ACCTGAAAGCACACTTGTTACAGAGATTGTGGAAGACATTGTGAAAAAATTGAATCGTTGTGTCCCAAGTGATTATGAAGAAATGACAGGAATTGACAACCATATTGAAAAAATTCAATCCTTGTTGCTCCTCGAGTCACCGACTGTTCAAATCATAGGAATATGGGGCATGGGAGGGATAGGCAAAACAACAATTGCCAAAGCAATCTTTGATAAACTTGGAACTCATTTCGGATCCAAAAGCATTATTCGAAATGTTCAACAAGAAATAGAAAGAGCAGGACTATCCCATGTAAAAAAAGAATACTTATCACAACTTCTAAACGAAACAATTACATCCTCTGAATCAAATTCTTACGATCAAAGGCTGAAACGGACAAAGGGTCTTATTGTTTTTGATGATGTGAAAGATGCTGATCAACTTAAAGATTTAATCGGAACACATCATAAATTTGGCTCGGGGAGTAGAATCATTGTGACTAGTAGAGACAGGCAAGTGCTTGAGAATGCCAATGCTCATGAAATATATCAAGTTAGGGAAATGGATGATCAAGATTCTCTACAACTCTTCTGTTTATGTGCCTTTAAACAAAAACAGCCGATTGAATCTTTTGCGAGCTTAACAGAAAAGGTTTTAGCTTATGCTCAAGGGCTTCCATTAGCTCTCAAAGTTTTGGGCTCATTGCTTTATGGAAAATCGGAGAAAGTATGGGAAAGTGAGCTGCAAAAGCTTAAAAAGCTTCCAGATCTTAATATTTTCAGATTGTTGAAGTTGAGTTATGATGGACTTGACGACGAACAAAAGAATATCTTTCTTGATATAGCTTGCTTCTATACAGGAGAACCGGAGAAAGCTGTAGCACTCGCATTGGATTCTTCTGGTTTCTCTGCTTCTAAAGGAATAGATGATCTCAGTGATAGGATCCTTATATCTATTTCAAACGGTAGAGTTTGGATGCATGATCTAATACAAGAAATGGGGCATGAAATTGTTAGGCTTCAATGTGCCAATGATCCTGGAAAACGTAGTCGATTATGGAAGACTAACGATGTTTATGACGTTTTAAGTAAGAACAAG GGAAAGGGAACAGATGCAATCCAATGTATATTTCTAAACATGGATGAAATAAAGAATGTTCAACTGCATGCTGATACATTTAAGAAAATGCATAATCTTAGAATGATCAAGTTCTACACTCACTTTAGGAATAACTCAAATGTGACCTTTCATGCGTTTCTTAAGCGTTTTCCTAATGATTTAAAATTTCTTCGTTGGGATGGCTTCCCTCAAAGATCTTTGCCGCAAGACTTTTGCCCAAAAAATCTTGCTACACTTGATATGTCTTATAGCCATCTTGAACAACTTTGGGAGGGGGATCAG gCTTTACCAAATTTGAAAAGGCTCAACCTCAGTTATTCTAAGAAGCTGGTTCGAGTACCGGACCTCTCCTTATCTCCAAATATTGAAGAAATAATTCTTACTGATTGTATAAGTTTGGTACAAGTTTATTCCTCTAGTTTCCTTGACAAGCTTAACTGGTTATATTTAGCTGGTTGTACCAAACTTGAGAGGTTAGATGTTCGTAGTAATATTCTGTCGAGATCATCTGGATTAGTTGCTCTCCCAAATTGTTACAAACTTGAAAAGCTTTTAATAAGCGGTAGAACTGATGTGGTTCAATCATACAACTGTTCTGATTTTTATGTATATTCTAACTgggaaagaaaaatatttgttagtAAGTCGATGGCAATAGAGCTGAATAATGCGGGGGATTACGAGATTTGTGATCTGGATTCAAATACTATTGTTAGAAGTATCAATGACCTTTGTTGGTTGGATATTTCGAATTGTAGGTCCCTAACATGTCTACCAGCTGAACTTTTCAATTCGAAGTTTCTTAGAAGACTTTGTCTCCGTAGTTGTTTACAGTTGGAGGAGTTACCTGAAATCAAGGAGACTATGGAAAATCTAAAAGTGCTTATTTTAGACGAAACAGCAATAAAAGAACTACCTTCATCCTTGCACCTTTTGGTCGGACTTGAAGAATTGAGCTTGCAATGTTGCAAAAAGCTTAAGGCTATTCCATCTTCCATTGGAAATCTTAGTAAACTCTTGGAGTTAGAACTTACCTACTGTGAGTCACTTGAAACTTTTCTGAGCAGcattttcaaattgaaattgacAAGACTCGATTTCTATGGTTGCCCAATGCTTGGGACCTTTCCAGAAATACCAAATGAGGTTGGCCGGTTGTCATCCTTGACTGAACTTTCACTGCAAGGAAGTAGTATTGTGAACCTTCCTGAGAGTATAGCTCATCTGTCAAGTTTGAGATCACTTAATTTAAGTGATTGCAAATTGCTTGAATGTGTACCAAAGCTTCCACCAAATCTAAACCAAGTTTTGGCATTTGATTGTCATTCCATGAAGAGAATGATGCTAAATTCAGGGTCTGATTCCAAAGAAG GAATTGCAGTTCCTGATTGGTTCCCTCACCGTTGTCAAGGACATTCAATAAGTATAAGCAGCGATGATTTATATTTGTACGAGAGAAACAGGCTTATTGGTTTCGCTCTGTGTGTGGTTTTGGGGCATGACTTTCCATACGAAATCTCTCGGTTTGATATTAGCTTTGCATATGCATTAAAATTTGAGTCTGATGGTCGAATACACTTACGTTCCAACAAGCTTGAAGTTGAATATGATAGGCATAGGCTAGGTCATAATAGAAGAATTTCCCAACATAACACATTCTTATGGAAGTATAAATTGAACTCGTCAAGAATTGGAAGATTTGCCGAGGCTTTCACTTTTGAGATCCTAGATGGGAATCGTCGTCTCTTAAGTTATCCAACAACCATGATGGTGAAAGAATGTGGAATATATCCTCTGTATGCCAAAGAAAATGATGATAATAGCATTCATGAACCAAGTGGGGACGGCAAAAGAGACCAAACAAATTCTGTGTCTAGGTGCAGGTGGTACGAGTGGTAG
- the LOC123924167 gene encoding disease resistance protein RPV1-like isoform X1, giving the protein MITLKCKVKHRTKRKLCYSAIAMSDPTYDVFLSFRGEDTRDNFTSHLYAELCRQNIETFIDNRLDRGEEISPALYKAIQESTIYVIILSQHYASSSWCLDELIEILKCKERYEREVIPVFYKVDPSNVRHQRQSYADDLVKHHQRFGDKVDAWKASLTQVAGLSGWDSQKTRPESTLVTEIVEDIVKKLNRCVPSDYEEMTGIDNHIEKIQSLLLLESPTVQIIGIWGMGGIGKTTIAKAIFDKLGTHFGSKSIIRNVQQEIERAGLSHVKKEYLSQLLNETITSSESNSYDQRLKRTKGLIVFDDVKDADQLKDLIGTHHKFGSGSRIIVTSRDRQVLENANAHEIYQVREMDDQDSLQLFCLCAFKQKQPIESFASLTEKVLAYAQGLPLALKVLGSLLYGKSEKVWESELQKLKKLPDLNIFRLLKLSYDGLDDEQKNIFLDIACFYTGEPEKAVALALDSSGFSASKGIDDLSDRILISISNGRVWMHDLIQEMGHEIVRLQCANDPGKRSRLWKTNDVYDVLSKNKGKGTDAIQCIFLNMDEIKNVQLHADTFKKMHNLRMIKFYTHFRNNSNVTFHAFLKRFPNDLKFLRWDGFPQRSLPQDFCPKNLATLDMSYSHLEQLWEGDQALPNLKRLNLSYSKKLVRVPDLSLSPNIEEIILTDCISLVQVYSSSFLDKLNWLYLAGCTKLERLDVRSNILSRSSGLVALPNCYKLEKLLISGRTDVVQSYNCSDFYVYSNWERKIFVSKSMAIELNNAGDYEICDLDSNTIVRSINDLCWLDISNCRSLTCLPAELFNSKFLRRLCLRSCLQLEELPEIKETMENLKVLILDETAIKELPSSLHLLVGLEELSLQCCKKLKAIPSSIGNLSKLLELELTYCESLETFLSSIFKLKLTRLDFYGCPMLGTFPEIPNEVGRLSSLTELSLQGSSIVNLPESIAHLSSLRSLNLSDCKLLECVPKLPPNLNQVLAFDCHSMKRMMLNSGSDSKEGTFKFYLTNSQKVDATSLSNIEKEAYIKINNDAYWWVLFCFPGIAVPDWFPHRCQGHSISISSDDLYLYERNRLIGFALCVVLGHDFPYEISRFDISFAYALKFESDGRIHLRSNKLEVEYDRHRLGHNRRISQHNTFLWKYKLNSSRIGRFAEAFTFEILDGNRRLLSYPTTMMVKECGIYPLYAKENDDNSIHEPSGDGKRDQTNSVSRCRWYEW; this is encoded by the exons ATGATTACCCTGAAATGCAAAGTCAAGCACAGAACAAAGAGAAAATTGTGCTACAGTGCTATTGCTATGTCTGATCCAACGTATGATGTGTTCCTAAGCTTTAGAGGAGAAGATACACGTGACAACTTCACAAGTCATCTTTATGCAGAATTATGTAGGCAAAACATTGAAACATTCATAGATAATAGACTTGACAGAGGTGAAGAAATTTCACCAGCCTTATACAAAGCAATTCAAGAATCAACAATTTATGTCATCATTTTATCACAACACTATGCTTCTTCAAGTTGGTGCTTAGATGAACTCATTGAGATACTTAAATGTAAGGAGAGATATGAAAGGGAAGTCATACCTGTGTTCTATAAGGTTGATCCATCAAATGTTAGGCATCAAAGACAGAGTTATGCAGATGATTTAGTTAAGCATCATCAACGATTTGGTGACAAAGTCGATGCTTGGAAGGCTTCTCTAACCCAAGTAGCTGGACTTTCAGGCTGGGATTCACAAAAAACCAG ACCTGAAAGCACACTTGTTACAGAGATTGTGGAAGACATTGTGAAAAAATTGAATCGTTGTGTCCCAAGTGATTATGAAGAAATGACAGGAATTGACAACCATATTGAAAAAATTCAATCCTTGTTGCTCCTCGAGTCACCGACTGTTCAAATCATAGGAATATGGGGCATGGGAGGGATAGGCAAAACAACAATTGCCAAAGCAATCTTTGATAAACTTGGAACTCATTTCGGATCCAAAAGCATTATTCGAAATGTTCAACAAGAAATAGAAAGAGCAGGACTATCCCATGTAAAAAAAGAATACTTATCACAACTTCTAAACGAAACAATTACATCCTCTGAATCAAATTCTTACGATCAAAGGCTGAAACGGACAAAGGGTCTTATTGTTTTTGATGATGTGAAAGATGCTGATCAACTTAAAGATTTAATCGGAACACATCATAAATTTGGCTCGGGGAGTAGAATCATTGTGACTAGTAGAGACAGGCAAGTGCTTGAGAATGCCAATGCTCATGAAATATATCAAGTTAGGGAAATGGATGATCAAGATTCTCTACAACTCTTCTGTTTATGTGCCTTTAAACAAAAACAGCCGATTGAATCTTTTGCGAGCTTAACAGAAAAGGTTTTAGCTTATGCTCAAGGGCTTCCATTAGCTCTCAAAGTTTTGGGCTCATTGCTTTATGGAAAATCGGAGAAAGTATGGGAAAGTGAGCTGCAAAAGCTTAAAAAGCTTCCAGATCTTAATATTTTCAGATTGTTGAAGTTGAGTTATGATGGACTTGACGACGAACAAAAGAATATCTTTCTTGATATAGCTTGCTTCTATACAGGAGAACCGGAGAAAGCTGTAGCACTCGCATTGGATTCTTCTGGTTTCTCTGCTTCTAAAGGAATAGATGATCTCAGTGATAGGATCCTTATATCTATTTCAAACGGTAGAGTTTGGATGCATGATCTAATACAAGAAATGGGGCATGAAATTGTTAGGCTTCAATGTGCCAATGATCCTGGAAAACGTAGTCGATTATGGAAGACTAACGATGTTTATGACGTTTTAAGTAAGAACAAG GGAAAGGGAACAGATGCAATCCAATGTATATTTCTAAACATGGATGAAATAAAGAATGTTCAACTGCATGCTGATACATTTAAGAAAATGCATAATCTTAGAATGATCAAGTTCTACACTCACTTTAGGAATAACTCAAATGTGACCTTTCATGCGTTTCTTAAGCGTTTTCCTAATGATTTAAAATTTCTTCGTTGGGATGGCTTCCCTCAAAGATCTTTGCCGCAAGACTTTTGCCCAAAAAATCTTGCTACACTTGATATGTCTTATAGCCATCTTGAACAACTTTGGGAGGGGGATCAG gCTTTACCAAATTTGAAAAGGCTCAACCTCAGTTATTCTAAGAAGCTGGTTCGAGTACCGGACCTCTCCTTATCTCCAAATATTGAAGAAATAATTCTTACTGATTGTATAAGTTTGGTACAAGTTTATTCCTCTAGTTTCCTTGACAAGCTTAACTGGTTATATTTAGCTGGTTGTACCAAACTTGAGAGGTTAGATGTTCGTAGTAATATTCTGTCGAGATCATCTGGATTAGTTGCTCTCCCAAATTGTTACAAACTTGAAAAGCTTTTAATAAGCGGTAGAACTGATGTGGTTCAATCATACAACTGTTCTGATTTTTATGTATATTCTAACTgggaaagaaaaatatttgttagtAAGTCGATGGCAATAGAGCTGAATAATGCGGGGGATTACGAGATTTGTGATCTGGATTCAAATACTATTGTTAGAAGTATCAATGACCTTTGTTGGTTGGATATTTCGAATTGTAGGTCCCTAACATGTCTACCAGCTGAACTTTTCAATTCGAAGTTTCTTAGAAGACTTTGTCTCCGTAGTTGTTTACAGTTGGAGGAGTTACCTGAAATCAAGGAGACTATGGAAAATCTAAAAGTGCTTATTTTAGACGAAACAGCAATAAAAGAACTACCTTCATCCTTGCACCTTTTGGTCGGACTTGAAGAATTGAGCTTGCAATGTTGCAAAAAGCTTAAGGCTATTCCATCTTCCATTGGAAATCTTAGTAAACTCTTGGAGTTAGAACTTACCTACTGTGAGTCACTTGAAACTTTTCTGAGCAGcattttcaaattgaaattgacAAGACTCGATTTCTATGGTTGCCCAATGCTTGGGACCTTTCCAGAAATACCAAATGAGGTTGGCCGGTTGTCATCCTTGACTGAACTTTCACTGCAAGGAAGTAGTATTGTGAACCTTCCTGAGAGTATAGCTCATCTGTCAAGTTTGAGATCACTTAATTTAAGTGATTGCAAATTGCTTGAATGTGTACCAAAGCTTCCACCAAATCTAAACCAAGTTTTGGCATTTGATTGTCATTCCATGAAGAGAATGATGCTAAATTCAGGGTCTGATTCCAAAGAAGGCACCTTCAAATTTTATCTCACCAATAGTCAAAAAGTAGATGCTACTTCTTTGAGTAATATTGAAAAGGAAGCATATATTAAGATCAATAATGATGCATATTGGTGGGTGTTGTTCTGTTTTCCAGGAATTGCAGTTCCTGATTGGTTCCCTCACCGTTGTCAAGGACATTCAATAAGTATAAGCAGCGATGATTTATATTTGTACGAGAGAAACAGGCTTATTGGTTTCGCTCTGTGTGTGGTTTTGGGGCATGACTTTCCATACGAAATCTCTCGGTTTGATATTAGCTTTGCATATGCATTAAAATTTGAGTCTGATGGTCGAATACACTTACGTTCCAACAAGCTTGAAGTTGAATATGATAGGCATAGGCTAGGTCATAATAGAAGAATTTCCCAACATAACACATTCTTATGGAAGTATAAATTGAACTCGTCAAGAATTGGAAGATTTGCCGAGGCTTTCACTTTTGAGATCCTAGATGGGAATCGTCGTCTCTTAAGTTATCCAACAACCATGATGGTGAAAGAATGTGGAATATATCCTCTGTATGCCAAAGAAAATGATGATAATAGCATTCATGAACCAAGTGGGGACGGCAAAAGAGACCAAACAAATTCTGTGTCTAGGTGCAGGTGGTACGAGTGGTAG